One Terrirubrum flagellatum genomic window carries:
- the rutA gene encoding pyrimidine utilization protein A, with the protein MTKIGVFVPVGSRGWLISTTSPKTYPTFDLNRTVAQRAEHYGLDFALAMIKLRGFDGPSEYWVHNLEAFTLMAGIAAVTNRIQLFASIALLTLPPPLAARMTSTIDSIAPGRFGVNIVTGWQPKEYQQMGLWPGEAHFARRYDYATEYVTILKQLWETGVSNFKGDFFQMDDCRLSPRPSSKIEIVAANASDRGMRFAAELCDYNFIGAGGGINQTGKTNENVDRLNAASAKAGRKIGAFCLLMVIADETDEAAFAKYERYRAGTDMQAIEWQRAQSAADTKAAPNSTAGRMAANAARALQDPSAVHPTQMLRLIGSYSNVARMLDEVAATPGVAGIMLTFDDFIVGIEQFGEHIQPLMASRNHVKLAA; encoded by the coding sequence ATGACCAAGATCGGCGTTTTTGTTCCTGTCGGCAGCCGCGGATGGCTGATTTCGACCACCTCGCCGAAGACTTATCCGACCTTCGATCTCAATCGCACGGTGGCGCAGAGAGCCGAGCATTACGGGCTCGATTTCGCGCTCGCCATGATCAAGCTGCGCGGCTTTGACGGCCCCAGCGAATATTGGGTGCATAATCTCGAAGCCTTCACGCTGATGGCGGGCATCGCTGCGGTCACCAACCGCATCCAGCTTTTCGCCTCGATCGCGCTTCTGACGCTGCCGCCGCCGCTCGCCGCGCGCATGACGAGCACGATCGATTCGATCGCGCCGGGCCGCTTCGGCGTCAACATCGTCACGGGCTGGCAACCCAAGGAATATCAGCAGATGGGCCTCTGGCCGGGCGAAGCGCATTTCGCGCGGCGTTACGACTACGCGACGGAATATGTGACAATCCTCAAGCAGCTCTGGGAGACCGGCGTCTCGAACTTCAAGGGCGACTTTTTCCAGATGGACGATTGCCGCCTGAGTCCGCGGCCATCGAGCAAGATCGAGATCGTCGCCGCGAACGCCAGCGATCGCGGCATGCGGTTCGCCGCGGAGCTGTGCGACTACAACTTCATCGGCGCCGGCGGCGGCATCAACCAGACGGGCAAGACGAATGAGAACGTCGACCGTCTCAATGCGGCGTCGGCGAAGGCCGGCCGCAAGATCGGCGCCTTCTGCCTGCTGATGGTGATCGCCGACGAGACCGACGAAGCGGCCTTCGCCAAGTATGAGCGCTATCGCGCCGGCACCGACATGCAGGCGATCGAATGGCAGCGCGCCCAGTCCGCCGCCGACACCAAGGCCGCGCCCAATTCGACCGCGGGCCGGATGGCCGCCAATGCGGCGAGGGCGCTGCAGGACCCGTCAGCCGTCCACCCGACGCAGATGCTTCGCCTGATCGGCTCCTACAGCAATGTCGCGCGGATGCTGGACGAGGTCGCCGCGACCCCTGGCGTCGCCGGCATCATGCTGACCTTCGACGATTTCATCGTCGGCATCGAACAGTTCGGCGAGCATATCCAGCCGCTGATGGCGAGCCGCAACCATGTGAAGCTGGCGGCGTAG
- a CDS encoding ABC transporter substrate-binding protein, with amino-acid sequence MSTGAKGGVNRRILLKGAAAAAGAVVGAPTIWAQNIKDVKIVHLGQSYSTIQNIAKKANEDLGFTVEMQTVDTATQINRLLTQPQTIDVIDLGNTSMKYVFGRDVVQAIPVKSYKWWDKTVSLFTTGTYQNGKPYTLQGFAPIKSQYYTASDGKQYSRTPTDWLVGVPLYYNADTLGVRTDLVKRPVSSWADLLSSDFKGRAALQDGIFVGVPDAAMALEANGDVTYVDKGNMTKEEIDKTIAKLIEYKKSGQFRSFWTNFDQSVQLMASGEVVIQSMWSPAVTEVRTREIPCIFQPLKEGYRGWYIMMMQMKHLNGLKRDCAMEYMNWFNSGWAGAFISRSGFYNTVLDNVKKHLTPAEYDYWYDGKPASEDIMNPFGRRMEKAGVVRDGGSMWDRMSNIGIWNTLMDEDRYLTRKWSEFIAA; translated from the coding sequence ATGTCCACGGGCGCGAAAGGCGGCGTCAACCGTCGCATTCTTCTCAAAGGCGCCGCGGCTGCGGCGGGCGCGGTCGTCGGCGCGCCGACGATCTGGGCGCAGAACATCAAGGATGTGAAGATCGTCCATCTCGGTCAGTCCTATTCGACGATCCAGAACATTGCGAAGAAGGCGAACGAGGATCTGGGCTTCACGGTCGAGATGCAGACGGTCGACACCGCTACACAGATCAACCGCCTGCTGACCCAGCCGCAGACGATCGACGTGATCGATCTCGGCAATACCTCGATGAAATATGTGTTCGGCCGTGACGTCGTGCAGGCGATCCCGGTGAAGAGCTACAAATGGTGGGACAAGACCGTCTCGCTCTTCACCACCGGGACCTATCAGAACGGCAAGCCCTATACTCTGCAGGGCTTCGCGCCGATCAAGTCGCAATATTATACTGCGAGCGACGGCAAGCAATATTCGCGCACGCCGACCGACTGGCTCGTCGGCGTCCCGCTTTACTACAACGCCGACACGCTGGGTGTGCGCACCGATCTGGTGAAGCGTCCGGTCTCGAGCTGGGCTGATCTCCTGAGCTCCGATTTCAAGGGGCGCGCCGCTCTCCAGGACGGCATCTTCGTCGGCGTGCCCGACGCGGCCATGGCGCTCGAAGCCAATGGCGACGTGACCTATGTCGACAAGGGCAATATGACCAAGGAAGAGATCGACAAAACCATCGCCAAGCTGATCGAATACAAGAAATCCGGGCAGTTCCGCTCCTTCTGGACGAATTTCGATCAGTCGGTGCAGCTCATGGCGTCAGGCGAAGTGGTGATCCAGTCGATGTGGTCGCCGGCGGTGACGGAAGTCCGCACCCGCGAGATCCCCTGCATCTTCCAGCCGCTGAAGGAAGGCTATCGCGGCTGGTACATCATGATGATGCAGATGAAACATCTGAACGGCTTGAAGCGCGACTGCGCCATGGAATACATGAACTGGTTCAACTCGGGCTGGGCCGGCGCCTTCATCTCGCGGTCGGGCTTCTACAACACCGTGCTCGACAATGTGAAAAAGCACCTCACGCCGGCCGAATATGACTATTGGTACGACGGCAAGCCGGCGTCGGAAGACATCATGAATCCATTCGGCCGCCGCATGGAAAAGGCCGGCGTGGTGCGCGACGGCGGCTCCATGTGGGACCGCATGAGCAACATCGGCATCTGGAACACGCTCATGGACGAGGATCGCTATCTCACGCGCAAGTGGAGCGAATTCATCGCCGCCTGA
- a CDS encoding ABC transporter permease: MKLSSQSVSWLQVAPLGLVMFGMVMLPIMLMIVVSFLDYGYAQVFPALLWDSWAEIFESRITVDLYLKTFKFVLITWSLTLLLGFTVSYFIVFHIRTARWRTIFMMACAIPFWTSTLIRMISWIPFLGREGLINSLLMKLHVVSAPLDYLLYSEFSILLVYVHTMALMMIAPIANSMAKIEPSVIVAARDAGASEWRVITDIIIPLTKSGVALGSIFVITQVIGDYLVVKQMGGNQVQTVVGAISLELNAFQYPPAAAKSVLMLAIVLALVWTILRVVDIRKELAR; the protein is encoded by the coding sequence ATGAAGCTGTCTTCGCAAAGCGTCTCATGGCTCCAGGTTGCGCCCCTGGGACTCGTGATGTTCGGCATGGTGATGCTGCCCATCATGCTGATGATCGTGGTCAGCTTCCTCGATTATGGATACGCCCAGGTCTTTCCGGCCCTGCTGTGGGACAGCTGGGCCGAGATTTTCGAGTCGCGCATCACGGTCGATCTCTATCTCAAGACCTTCAAGTTCGTCCTGATCACCTGGTCGTTGACGCTGCTTCTCGGTTTCACCGTCTCCTATTTCATCGTGTTCCATATCCGGACGGCGCGCTGGCGAACCATCTTCATGATGGCCTGCGCCATCCCGTTCTGGACCTCGACGCTGATCCGGATGATCTCCTGGATTCCCTTTCTCGGCCGCGAGGGGTTGATCAACTCGCTGCTGATGAAGCTGCATGTGGTCTCGGCGCCGCTCGACTATCTCCTCTATTCCGAGTTCTCGATCCTGCTCGTCTATGTCCACACCATGGCGCTGATGATGATCGCGCCGATCGCCAACTCAATGGCGAAGATCGAGCCGAGCGTGATCGTCGCAGCGCGCGACGCCGGCGCCAGCGAATGGCGCGTGATCACTGACATCATCATCCCCCTGACTAAATCCGGCGTCGCGCTCGGGTCGATCTTCGTCATCACGCAAGTGATCGGTGACTATCTCGTGGTCAAGCAGATGGGCGGCAACCAGGTGCAGACCGTGGTGGGCGCGATTTCGCTTGAGCTCAACGCTTTCCAGTATCCGCCCGCCGCGGCGAAATCGGTGCTGATGCTTGCAATCGTTCTTGCGTTGGTCTGGACGATTTTGCGCGTGGTCGACATCAGGAAGGAGCTGGCGCGATGA
- a CDS encoding ABC transporter permease has product MKPRDRGQPRPKSFYFLGAFFFLFLAFIYGPMIAIYLLSFQGPTGGMSFPMVGWSAHWFHVLAAGRGGEGVGDVPAAFQRSMRLAFFVSIFTVAVSVSAGLGFRRRFAGSNILFYLVIASMVMPSIFVGFGIALGFRLLGLDPAWYTSGILAQMTWTLPFGLLIMFIVMGRFNPAYEEAATDLGANSRQRLFEVIIPILLPGIIGVAMAGFTGSYDEFARTGLNIGSANTLPMEIAALTTIATTPVLFAIGTVTTVVSFALIITTLFVTSRMVRSRQARIA; this is encoded by the coding sequence ATGAAGCCGCGCGATCGCGGCCAGCCGCGCCCGAAATCCTTCTATTTCCTTGGCGCGTTCTTCTTTCTCTTTCTCGCGTTCATCTACGGGCCGATGATCGCAATCTATCTGCTGTCTTTCCAGGGGCCGACCGGCGGCATGAGCTTCCCCATGGTCGGCTGGTCGGCTCACTGGTTTCATGTGCTGGCGGCCGGGCGTGGTGGAGAGGGCGTCGGCGATGTGCCGGCGGCGTTCCAACGCTCGATGCGGCTCGCCTTCTTCGTGTCGATCTTCACCGTAGCGGTCAGCGTCTCGGCGGGGCTCGGCTTCCGCCGCCGCTTCGCCGGCTCCAACATCCTCTTTTATCTCGTCATCGCCAGCATGGTGATGCCAAGCATTTTCGTCGGCTTCGGCATCGCGCTTGGCTTCCGGCTGCTCGGCCTCGATCCCGCATGGTACACCTCTGGCATCCTCGCGCAGATGACATGGACGCTGCCCTTCGGCCTCCTCATTATGTTCATCGTCATGGGCCGTTTCAATCCGGCCTATGAGGAAGCCGCCACCGATCTCGGAGCCAACAGCCGCCAGCGCCTGTTCGAGGTGATCATCCCGATCCTGCTGCCGGGGATCATCGGCGTGGCGATGGCGGGATTCACCGGCTCCTATGACGAGTTCGCGCGCACCGGTCTCAATATCGGCAGCGCCAACACCTTGCCGATGGAGATCGCGGCGCTGACAACGATCGCCACGACGCCCGTGCTGTTCGCCATCGGCACCGTGACGACGGTCGTCTCTTTCGCGTTGATTATCACGACGCTGTTTGTCACTTCGCGCATGGTGAGGAGCCGACAGGCGCGGATCGCCTGA
- a CDS encoding ABC transporter ATP-binding protein, translating to MNMEYRFLDHPAAVGPRYDVELVAVSKRFGDSVAVDGISLRVPHASYCCLLGPSGCGKTTTLRMIAGHETVSEGDILIGDRNATDAPALKRGTSMMFQNYALFPHLSAVDNVAFSLKMQGMGKEERRKKAREYLSLVQMESLTERLPSQLSGGQQQRVALARSLITRPKVLLLDEPLSALDPFLRVKMRAELKRLQRELAITFIHVTHSQEEAMALSDVIVVMDGGKIMQSASAREVFERPANPFVARFIGGHNVVETESGVISIRADRCRIFGAPGDRAVEGPVAGVEYQGPLVRVSVAPEGKGELSALISDNVYFRSPVIPGEIVRLSWSREDEVDLSNALLPPGAAAA from the coding sequence ATGAATATGGAGTATCGGTTTCTCGACCATCCCGCCGCTGTCGGGCCACGCTATGATGTCGAACTCGTGGCGGTGTCGAAGCGGTTCGGCGATTCGGTCGCGGTCGACGGGATCTCACTGCGCGTGCCGCACGCCAGCTATTGCTGCCTGCTTGGGCCGAGCGGTTGCGGCAAGACCACGACGTTGCGGATGATCGCGGGCCACGAAACGGTTTCCGAAGGCGACATCCTGATCGGAGACAGGAACGCCACCGATGCGCCGGCGCTGAAGCGCGGCACATCCATGATGTTCCAGAACTATGCGCTGTTCCCCCATCTCAGCGCCGTCGACAACGTCGCCTTCAGCCTGAAGATGCAGGGCATGGGCAAGGAGGAGCGCAGAAAGAAGGCGCGTGAATATCTCTCGCTCGTGCAGATGGAGAGCTTGACGGAGCGCCTGCCGTCGCAGCTTTCCGGCGGCCAGCAGCAGCGCGTCGCGCTCGCCCGCTCGCTGATTACGCGGCCGAAGGTGCTTCTGCTCGACGAGCCTCTGTCCGCGCTCGATCCGTTCCTTCGCGTCAAGATGCGGGCCGAATTGAAGCGTCTGCAGCGCGAGCTTGCGATCACCTTCATTCATGTCACCCATAGCCAGGAAGAGGCGATGGCGCTGTCGGACGTGATCGTCGTCATGGATGGCGGCAAGATCATGCAATCGGCCTCGGCGCGCGAGGTGTTCGAGCGGCCGGCGAACCCGTTCGTGGCGCGCTTCATTGGCGGCCATAACGTCGTCGAGACCGAAAGCGGCGTGATCTCGATCCGGGCCGATCGCTGCCGCATCTTCGGGGCTCCCGGCGATCGGGCGGTCGAGGGGCCGGTGGCCGGCGTCGAATATCAGGGGCCGCTGGTGCGCGTGAGCGTGGCCCCGGAGGGAAAGGGCGAACTGTCGGCGCTGATTTCCGACAATGTCTATTTCCGGTCGCCCGTCATCCCGGGTGAAATCGTGCGGCTGAGCTGGTCGCGGGAGGATGAGGTCGATCTCTCGAACGCTTTGCTGCCGCCGGGAGCCGCGGCGGCATGA
- a CDS encoding asparaginase translates to MKSKVAFIGTGGTISSLGRNSLDIMDYGASNNRLHADEIVARVPEAGDVAEVIPVRFRAVPSPQIYFPEWKEIVLLCEQLVRDHPGLAGIVVGHGTATLEETAYFLNLTLKASVPMVLVGSQRPLSGLSTDGSLNLVNAICVAASPASRGRGVLVMLNDEIQAARDVTKTSTARMQTFRTPDFGVLGQVDGQEVVYYRKTERRHKPETEFDIRALESLPRVDVAYSYAGVDGAAIRAFIAAGAKGIVSAGFAPGMAAPGELEVLKEAVAQGIVVVQATRAGSGRTSHTTKQREYGFVNSDNLIPQKARLLLALALTKTSDPAEIARIFSEY, encoded by the coding sequence ATGAAGTCCAAGGTTGCGTTTATTGGAACCGGCGGAACGATCTCCTCGCTCGGCCGCAATTCTCTCGACATCATGGATTACGGCGCGAGCAACAATCGCCTCCATGCGGACGAGATTGTCGCACGCGTGCCGGAGGCCGGCGACGTCGCCGAGGTGATCCCGGTCCGCTTCCGCGCGGTGCCCAGCCCGCAGATCTATTTCCCGGAATGGAAGGAGATCGTCCTCCTCTGCGAGCAGCTTGTCAGGGACCATCCCGGTCTTGCCGGAATCGTCGTCGGTCATGGCACGGCGACGCTCGAGGAGACGGCCTACTTCCTGAACCTGACCTTGAAGGCGTCAGTGCCCATGGTGCTGGTCGGCTCGCAGCGCCCGTTGAGTGGTCTCTCGACCGACGGATCGCTGAACCTCGTCAATGCGATCTGCGTCGCCGCGAGTCCGGCGTCGCGCGGACGCGGCGTGCTCGTGATGCTGAATGACGAGATCCAGGCCGCGCGGGACGTCACCAAGACATCGACGGCGCGCATGCAGACCTTTCGCACGCCGGATTTCGGCGTGCTCGGACAGGTCGATGGGCAGGAGGTGGTTTATTATCGCAAGACCGAGCGGCGCCATAAGCCGGAGACCGAATTCGACATCCGTGCTCTTGAATCGCTGCCTCGCGTCGATGTGGCTTATTCCTACGCTGGGGTCGACGGCGCCGCGATCCGCGCCTTCATCGCGGCAGGCGCGAAAGGCATCGTCTCGGCCGGTTTTGCGCCCGGCATGGCGGCGCCCGGCGAACTTGAGGTCCTGAAGGAAGCGGTGGCGCAGGGAATCGTCGTGGTGCAAGCGACGCGCGCCGGCAGCGGCCGCACCTCGCACACGACGAAACAGCGCGAATACGGCTTCGTGAACAGCGACAATCTCATTCCGCAGAAGGCGCGGCTGCTGCTTGCGCTTGCGTTGACGAAAACGTCCGATCCGGCCGAGATCGCGCGCATTTTCTCGGAATACTGA
- a CDS encoding MFS transporter, producing the protein MDDRSEPVVEAAPTDDDLVSDLEARTDDLPHILAESDWRSPLAEPVAASAAPEEAERSQPILIALIVSCAFLMQGIDSTMLTTAIPTMAREMNVSPLALHFAVTGYLVSLAVFMPVSGWFADRFGARRVFCGAIVIFTLGSTLCGASNSLPMLVAARIVQGFGGALMTPVGRLIVLRAFGPGKTLDAMTYLTLPTLLGPLCGPLMGAAIVTYAPWQWIFYVNVPVCALAIAAALAVIEKNPPGAPDPFDFSGFLIVGAGFLLVQLGVENLAHPFLAQVWTAIAIMVAIIIALLYRRHAARREDPAFDLSLFSNANYSIGVIGGGIGRIGLNSASFLLPLMLQIGFGLSPIASGLYTLTSALGSLGSKSMLQAIIIRLGFKALLVALVCLGSALLASLAFVDRSAPMALLVGLVVLLSMIRTMHFNSVNTLTYSDVPPEKLSRAVSSAGVIQQLAMGFGVSAGSATLAFVAADGHHLTLPDFSVAFLVMAIVPLLSLPILFAIPKRTEIA; encoded by the coding sequence ATGGACGACCGATCTGAACCTGTCGTCGAAGCGGCCCCGACCGACGATGATCTCGTTAGCGATCTCGAAGCGCGCACGGATGACCTCCCGCATATTCTTGCTGAGTCGGACTGGCGGTCCCCGCTTGCCGAACCCGTCGCCGCATCGGCTGCGCCTGAGGAGGCCGAGCGCTCGCAGCCTATCCTGATCGCGCTCATCGTCTCCTGCGCCTTCCTCATGCAGGGCATCGACTCGACGATGCTGACCACGGCGATCCCGACCATGGCGCGCGAGATGAATGTCAGCCCGCTGGCGTTGCATTTCGCCGTCACCGGCTATCTCGTCAGCCTCGCGGTGTTCATGCCGGTCAGCGGCTGGTTCGCGGATCGTTTCGGGGCGCGCCGCGTCTTTTGCGGAGCGATCGTCATCTTCACCTTGGGTTCAACGCTGTGCGGCGCGTCGAACAGTCTTCCCATGCTCGTGGCGGCGCGCATCGTTCAGGGGTTCGGCGGGGCGCTAATGACGCCGGTCGGCCGCCTGATCGTGCTGCGCGCGTTCGGTCCGGGCAAGACGCTCGACGCGATGACCTATCTCACGCTGCCGACCCTGCTCGGTCCGCTCTGCGGTCCGCTGATGGGGGCCGCCATCGTCACCTACGCGCCGTGGCAATGGATCTTCTATGTCAACGTGCCCGTCTGTGCGCTCGCGATCGCGGCGGCGCTCGCCGTCATCGAGAAGAATCCGCCCGGCGCTCCCGATCCGTTCGACTTTAGCGGATTTCTCATCGTGGGAGCAGGATTTCTCCTCGTGCAGCTCGGCGTGGAGAATCTGGCGCATCCTTTTCTCGCGCAGGTCTGGACGGCGATCGCCATCATGGTCGCGATCATCATCGCTTTGCTCTACCGGCGTCACGCCGCGCGGCGCGAGGATCCGGCCTTCGATCTCTCGCTGTTTTCAAATGCGAACTACTCGATCGGCGTCATCGGCGGCGGCATCGGGCGCATCGGGCTCAACTCAGCGTCCTTCCTGCTGCCGCTGATGCTCCAGATCGGCTTTGGCCTCAGCCCGATCGCATCCGGGCTCTATACGCTGACATCGGCGCTCGGCTCGCTCGGCTCGAAATCGATGCTGCAGGCGATCATCATACGTCTCGGATTCAAGGCGCTGCTCGTCGCTCTTGTCTGTCTCGGCTCGGCGCTGCTCGCGAGCCTCGCCTTCGTCGACCGCAGCGCGCCGATGGCGCTGCTTGTCGGGCTCGTGGTCCTGCTCAGCATGATCCGCACCATGCACTTCAATTCGGTCAATACGCTGACCTACAGCGACGTGCCGCCGGAAAAGCTTAGCCGCGCCGTCAGTTCGGCCGGCGTGATCCAGCAACTCGCCATGGGCTTTGGCGTGTCGGCGGGCTCCGCGACGCTGGCTTTCGTCGCCGCCGACGGCCATCACCTCACCTTGCCAGATTTCTCAGTGGCGTTTCTCGTTATGGCGATCGTGCCGTTGCTGTCGCTGCCGATCCTGTTCGCGATCCCGAAGCGGACTGAAATCGCGTGA
- a CDS encoding amidase, protein MNTPAHDLTACELAGAIARGSVSASEAVAAAYARIDELEPKVRAWAWLDRENAAKTAAAMTDEARAGRLRGPLHGVPVGVKDVFHVEGMPTVANSKTTDPAARYPDSGVAASLRAAGAIIIGKCETVEFAGMGIPPETRNPWNLAHTAGGSSSGSGAAVGARMAPATIGTQTGGSNLRPAAYNGVAGFKPSYGALSRSGCLPVSWSLDHPGVIARAAEDLPLMFNAIAKQSLAPQSSERSWRFGLLRGYFLEKSDSDTVSAVEDAARKLAAKGATITELKLPPLFSSFQAIHRLIMNPEMITYHATRLATDRDRMSARHRLSVEAFSLVPASYYLQALRARRMLAEQLMMLFEEVDILIMPTAPGPAPEGLQSTGDASLLSPWSLVGFPAATTPCGLSSNGLPLGLQLVGPRNGDQTVLASAIFAEKVLGRLSLPF, encoded by the coding sequence ATGAATACGCCGGCGCACGATCTCACCGCCTGCGAACTGGCCGGCGCCATCGCGCGCGGTTCAGTCAGCGCGAGCGAGGCTGTCGCCGCGGCTTACGCGCGCATTGACGAGCTGGAACCGAAGGTGCGCGCCTGGGCCTGGCTCGATCGCGAGAATGCTGCGAAGACCGCCGCCGCCATGACCGACGAGGCGCGGGCCGGCCGCCTGCGCGGCCCGCTTCACGGCGTGCCGGTCGGCGTAAAGGACGTCTTCCATGTAGAGGGCATGCCAACCGTCGCAAATTCAAAGACCACCGATCCCGCAGCGCGCTATCCCGACTCAGGCGTCGCGGCGTCGCTGCGCGCGGCCGGCGCGATCATCATCGGCAAGTGCGAGACGGTCGAATTCGCGGGCATGGGAATTCCACCCGAGACGCGAAATCCGTGGAATCTCGCGCACACCGCCGGCGGATCAAGCTCGGGCTCCGGCGCGGCGGTCGGCGCGCGCATGGCGCCGGCGACGATCGGCACGCAGACCGGCGGCTCGAACCTGCGGCCCGCCGCCTATAACGGCGTCGCCGGATTCAAGCCGAGTTATGGCGCGCTGTCGCGCTCCGGCTGTCTGCCCGTGTCCTGGTCGCTCGATCATCCCGGCGTGATCGCGCGTGCGGCGGAAGACCTGCCGCTCATGTTCAACGCCATCGCAAAGCAGTCCTTGGCGCCGCAATCTTCGGAACGAAGCTGGCGCTTCGGCCTGCTGCGCGGCTATTTCCTGGAGAAAAGCGATAGCGATACTGTCTCGGCGGTCGAGGACGCCGCGCGCAAGCTCGCGGCGAAGGGCGCTACTATCACCGAACTCAAGCTCCCGCCGCTGTTCAGTTCGTTCCAGGCTATCCACCGCCTGATCATGAACCCGGAGATGATCACCTATCACGCGACACGGCTCGCAACCGATCGCGACCGGATGAGCGCACGACACCGGCTCTCCGTCGAAGCCTTCTCGCTGGTGCCCGCCAGCTATTATCTCCAGGCGCTGCGGGCGCGCCGCATGCTGGCCGAGCAGTTGATGATGCTTTTCGAAGAGGTCGACATTCTCATCATGCCGACCGCGCCCGGACCCGCGCCGGAAGGCCTGCAATCGACCGGAGACGCCTCGCTGCTTTCGCCCTGGAGCCTTGTCGGCTTTCCCGCGGCGACGACGCCCTGCGGCCTGTCCTCAAACGGATTGCCGCTTGGGCTTCAACTGGTCGGGCCGCGTAACGGCGACCAGACGGTGCTCGCATCCGCCATCTTCGCGGAAAAGGTTCTCGGACGCCTTTCCCTGCCCTTCTAG
- a CDS encoding cysteine hydrolase family protein, whose product MAVWEQFLTEDDRKVLAKRKARAKNDLGAKPALLLVDMQMTACGYDKPIYEQLEEYSGACGPHAWKAITVQRKLLAAARQAGMPVIYSKHLFKPEMGLAKAGADSNFSSLNAKSEVPAEVAMQQGDILVEKQTPSCFAYTNLPLILNEKGIDSLLVGGNSTSGCVRATCVDAAGFGIKVQVIEEATFDRIEFSHAAALFDMQFKYCDVISADEALAAISKFGPKPAMAAE is encoded by the coding sequence ATGGCCGTTTGGGAACAGTTCCTCACCGAAGATGACAGGAAAGTCCTGGCCAAGCGCAAGGCGCGGGCGAAGAACGACCTTGGCGCGAAGCCGGCGCTGCTGCTCGTCGACATGCAAATGACGGCCTGCGGCTATGACAAGCCGATCTACGAACAGCTTGAGGAATATTCAGGCGCGTGCGGGCCGCACGCATGGAAAGCGATCACCGTGCAGCGGAAGCTGCTCGCTGCAGCGCGGCAGGCGGGCATGCCCGTGATCTATTCCAAGCATCTGTTCAAGCCGGAGATGGGGCTCGCGAAGGCCGGCGCCGATAGCAATTTCAGCTCGCTCAACGCCAAGTCGGAGGTTCCCGCCGAGGTCGCGATGCAGCAGGGCGATATTCTCGTGGAGAAGCAGACGCCGAGCTGCTTCGCCTACACCAACCTGCCGCTGATCCTGAACGAGAAGGGGATCGACAGCCTTCTCGTCGGCGGCAACAGCACCAGCGGCTGCGTGCGCGCCACCTGCGTCGACGCAGCCGGCTTCGGAATCAAGGTGCAAGTCATCGAGGAGGCGACCTTCGATCGCATCGAGTTCTCGCACGCGGCAGCCTTGTTCGACATGCAATTCAAATATTGCGACGTGATCTCAGCGGACGAAGCGCTCGCCGCGATCTCGAAATTCGGCCCGAAGCCTGCGATGGCGGCGGAATAG
- a CDS encoding polysaccharide deacetylase family protein: MVSDPQRYPYSAIIDRAPLKLPNDARVAIWVAPNVEHYEYKPPANPHRNPWPMRPHPDVPNYSWRDYGNRMGVWRMFDLFDKHDIRGTVSINVAVFDHFPEIAEAMVAGNWDYMSHGIYNTRYTFAMDEALERAMIEDVIATVKKHTGKMISGWLGPALSTTLRTPDLLAEYGVKYWVDYFHDDEPTEISVKSGRMISIPYSIEINDAIACHMGLQSGETFGQMIKDQFDVLYAEGETHPKVMAICLHPYIVNTPSREKYLDEAFAYIRSHDRVWITTGEEIADYYYTHSYGRREGLSAAPMPMVA, translated from the coding sequence ATGGTTTCCGATCCCCAGCGCTATCCCTATTCCGCCATCATCGACCGCGCCCCGCTCAAGCTGCCGAACGATGCGCGCGTGGCGATCTGGGTGGCGCCGAATGTCGAGCACTATGAATACAAGCCTCCGGCCAATCCGCACCGCAATCCCTGGCCGATGCGGCCGCATCCCGACGTGCCTAACTATTCATGGCGCGACTACGGCAACCGCATGGGCGTGTGGCGGATGTTCGACCTGTTCGACAAGCACGATATTCGCGGCACCGTCTCGATTAATGTCGCGGTGTTCGACCATTTCCCCGAGATCGCCGAGGCGATGGTGGCGGGGAACTGGGACTACATGTCCCACGGGATCTACAACACGCGTTACACCTTCGCGATGGACGAGGCGCTGGAGCGCGCGATGATCGAGGATGTCATCGCCACCGTGAAAAAGCACACGGGCAAGATGATTTCCGGCTGGCTCGGCCCGGCCCTGTCGACGACGCTGCGCACGCCCGACCTGCTGGCGGAATATGGCGTGAAATACTGGGTCGACTATTTCCATGACGATGAGCCAACCGAGATCAGCGTGAAGTCGGGCCGCATGATCTCGATCCCCTACAGCATCGAAATCAATGACGCGATCGCCTGCCACATGGGCCTCCAGTCGGGCGAGACCTTTGGTCAGATGATCAAGGACCAGTTCGACGTGCTCTACGCCGAGGGCGAGACCCATCCCAAGGTGATGGCGATCTGTCTGCATCCCTACATCGTCAACACGCCGTCGCGGGAGAAGTATCTCGACGAGGCCTTCGCCTATATCAGGTCGCACGACCGGGTCTGGATCACGACGGGCGAAGAGATCGCCGACTATTATTACACGCACTCCTACGGCCGACGCGAGGGCCTCTCCGCGGCGCCGATGCCGATGGTCGCATAA